The genomic stretch ATAGCCAATGGGAAACAATATCTACTTCACATCATGATGGGGCCAGTTTGCTGTACAATACAGGGCTCTGATAAAAGCCAGACTGGAGAAGAGATGTAGCCCAAGATGCtatagattgaatgtttgtgtccccccaaacaCAATTCGTATGTTGAAttctaacccccaaggtgatggtattgggaggtggggcctttgggatgtGATTAGGTCACAAGGGCAgagcccttatgaatgggattagtgcccttataaaagaggcctgaGAAAGCTTCCTTGTCCCTTTCtgtcatgtgaagacacagagaaaagatgtCTATGAGGAAACGGCCCATCATAAAACATTGAATCTGCCAGTGCCCTGATcctggacttcctagcctccagaactgtgagaagtaatttctatttataagccacccagtctatggcattttgttttaGTAGCCTGAATAGACTAAGAAACAGGACCAAAGAAGGCTTGAATTTAAAATGCTGGCCCTTCAGAGCAGATTCTGAAGGTTGAGCCATTTTCTTCCAGCCACCAGCTCACAGGCAGGGAAGCTAGATCAAGGGTGGGTGAGAGATAGGATGTGATTCATTATATTGACCCCACTCACTGGTTAAAGTTATCGAGGAAATAACAAAGGCTTCCTCCCAACCACCAGGTTCACCATTTCTCCCCACTGAAGGGGCCACTAAGGGGATGAAGTGGGATGAAAGTTCTCTTTTCCCTACAGGCAAGGCTGAAACccaaagagagaggcagagaccctTCCATTAATGCTTATTGATTAGAATCCAATGCCTTCTTTGCCCCGCACATGCCCTGCTCATCTGCGCGCTGGAGCTTGAACCCTATCTTCGAGGGCAGAAGTTGGATCTCAATGTTCTGCTTTAATTTCTGAGACAGGAAaccttatttttcctctcttcttgacAGAACAGAAAAGACCACGTAATGAGAATTCTGGGGCAGGCAACAGCCTCTTCCCAATTAGGGACAAGTGAGTATGAGAGAAGGGCTATTAAAGGTAAACTAGAGTAATTAAGAGACACTTCTACCCTGATTGTTATGGATGATGAAGTGCTGTCTGATTGCCATGGAGCCCAGGAACAAAAGGAACTTGAAAGCAGTGAATGGGGTTTTAGACAATTTGGAAATGAGATTGCATGACTCAACAATGAACAGAAACATTGCTTAGTGGCTGGGTTTTTGTATCTgaccattttttcttctcttgtttgaGTTTTATATTCACAATATTCATTATCTCTGCATTGCCAAATTGACAcagaattaactcatttaatccagGGTTGATATCATTAGACCATgactatttattaaatatttcttataatatCAGAATTGACTTGATATTGCAAAGGATGGGTGAGATTTTAGAGGGTCTCACTTGGTAGTTGTGGAAACAGCTTTTGCGGGAAGGATGTTTTCTCTGTGTATTCTAGTTTCTACTCAATATATTTCCATACTTCTTTAAAGTGTGTAGTAAGAACTGTAAAATGCAATACTTAGTCATTTGGTACTTCTCAATCAATGTGCACTAAGATGCTATCATACGGAGAATTAAAAGATGTGGAAGACTCATTCTTTTCCTCAGGAAGCTTATATTTAATGACTCCTACTATGAACTAGGAATACTTTCTATGTTTACTTTTCCCTTTACTACCACCCTGCAAGGTAGATACTACAAGGTAGAGGTCATGGACCAAGATCACACAAACAGAAAGTGGCAGAATGTGGGTTGGGCTTCAATGTCCATGCTCTTTCCATTACTCCCAGCTTGCTCTAGCAAATTGCTAgaatctcaaagtattttccaaCGATTAATGCTCTCCTCAGTCGGGCAGTCCACAGCATTTTTCAACACGTCAGAAAATCCTGGAGAAGGTAAGCAATTTCCTCCTCTCTAGGTGCCTTGGATGTGGCCCTGGTGGACCCAGAACGCACCCTTTCTGATCTGATATCCTACTCCCCGCCTTGGCCACAGGGTCAATGTCTTTTCCGCAAGGCCGGGAGCCCTGCTCAGACTGTCCATTCCCCACCTCTTTCCGGAGGGAAGATGACCCAAAGGCGACCTAACGTTCCTTTCCGACGGAGCTGCCATTCCGCGGGCGACCGCCAGGGGGTCCCCGCACGCGCCTCCGCCTGGTAGCCGCGCGCCGGGTGCCGGTGGGGGCTGCTTTGGAGCGGCGGCGTCTACAGCTGGAGTCCCGCGCTCGCTCGCCCGCGCGCTCGTTGAGACCGCGCGCGCTGGCCCGGGAGCCCCTCGCTGGATTCGCGAGCGTCGCCCCTCCTGCCCAGAGCTCATCCTCTTCCTCTCGCGCCGCCTGCAGCTGCCCCGGCGCGGGGAGCCGACAGGGCCCCGGGGCAGAAGGTAAAAACCCCACGGTGAGTGAGAGCTCGCTTCAAGCGAGGGGAGGTGGCGCAGCCCGCGGCCGCTCGCGCCGGGTCGCGCTCAGGAGGGTAGAGGTGCGGGGCGCACCTGGGTGCGGGTGCAACAGGAGGGCGGGAGGCGGCGGACCCCGTTTCCCCGCCCGCCCTTCGCTGGCTTCCGGGGCTGGAATCCGCGTCAGACCCCTGCCCGCGTCTTGGCTTCTGGCCGGCTCCTCCCGCGCCCTTCCCGGGTGTGAACAAGAGTCCACCCCGGGCTCCGGGGCCTTGATTTTAAAAGATCTGTCAAAAATATTGATCTTCTTCGGGGTACAAGTCTGTCCCCGAATCCATCCCGCGTTGCAGATGACTGCAGGGTGCGTGCGGGGCAGTGGGTGGCGGGAAGACAAACTTTTACAAAAGTGCGCCTGGGCAGGGGGACCACGTTTAGGGCGTCTTGATACTGAAGGAGGAGGCTCGGCTCGGGTCTGCGAAGGGGGACTCCGCTCCATCGGCAAGGTCGCCCCGGGGACTGTGGATGCTTCTTGGAGGGAGAGGGTGTGAAAAGGACGTACAAATCCTGCCGAACCCCTGGGCCAACAACTGTCAAATATCTGGAATCCCAGCCCCTCCCTTTCCCTGCACTGAGGAAGAAGGTGGAAACCCTTCAACTTTCCTTTAATTGCCCCTCCCTGACTTTGGACCCCTCTGGAAGGGTAAAGGGCCGACTCCCGGCGCCTGGCAAGTAAGTACCAGAGACCCCAAACTCCTCAAGATCCCCCTTCACCCACCTTCCTGACCCCTCCCAGACGTCCTTCCCGCAGGGACCACGCGACAGAGCCGATTGAGATCGTGGCGAATAGCCTTTTGTTTCTCCGCGTTTCCCCTATTGTTTGCCTTTCTCACATCTGGCGGGGCTCGGGAGACAAGGAAGCCCCTCGGGTCCTCCTCCCCCCGCCTCCACACCAGCCACCCGGCCAGCTCGCGCCCGGGAGCCcgcctggggaaggagaggagcccGACCCCAGCGGGGCCGCCCCACCCGGGCCTTGCGGTTAGAGGGCGGAGGGAAAGTTGTTCCTTCCCCGCCTCCTCGGGTGCCTGTGGCCCTGGGCGCATTTCTCAGGTCTTATCCCCAGCGCGCCGAAGAGCGCAGGTCGAGATGGGTGCCTCTTTCGGCAGAGAGTGGAAGCGAGGTTCCGCCCCAATCTGGGTGTCCTTTGCTGGGTTCCAGTGGATTCCGATCTCCGCCTAAAGGCGTGTGGCCGGCCGGCTGCCAGGCGGCGGGACGGGATCAGGGCACTTCTGGTAGGCCGACAGCTTTAAGGCTTTGAGGTCTGCGAGTTTCCAAGGGTCGAAGGGCAGGCGAGTCGCCTTAAAGAGAAGGGAGATATGCAAATAACCTAGGAAGCCTCGAGACTTTGTCTAGAAACAGGAGTGAAGTGGCTCCCTCCAGAATGAACCTGGAGTTCTGTCTTCGCATAGGGCTCCAAGTGTAAAGTCCCGGTCCCCTCTCGGCATTTAGGAAAAGCGGATCCGGAGGACCCAGTGCAGACGCTGCCAGGGCCGAGTTCACGATACCCAGGCCTTGTGGATCGGTGTCTGGAGACAGAGTTCTCCTGTGAGTGCGCCTGTGAGATTATAGTGGCCCTGTTTCTCTGCCTTTCCTATCAAGTTGTTTGCTTACACATGGTGCTTATTCTTAATGGCTGTGGATTATTAAAGAACTAGGACTTaccacctgaaactaatataatattgtacatcaactatacctcgggggcgggggtggggcgggggaagaGCTAGGGCCGAAGCACAGTAGCCATTCTGAGAGGGCAGGGCCCCCAGCTGGTGCCCCTAGAGTCGGTTAGACTGTGATAGGAGACTGTGTCTGTACACCTGTTGGAATCTATACCTGCACATAGTCTTACATATACTGGTGTTGTCAGCCTTTTCTGTCTGACTGACACTCCATCAGTCCCCTTCCAAGGAGACTCAACTACACCCTTTTTTTATCCTCCGCCATTTGATCCCTGCCCCAagacaggggagggaggaagcttcCATCTGAACACTCGTGACCGATGTACCCACTCACGCATTTTAAGTAGAAACTgcacactggcctctgcccagTTCCAGAAGTTTTCCCTTTACTGGACTTATAACTTTTGAGCTTCCACttaataaagaagaacaaaggagaCTAAGTCAGGAGAGTGGACACATAGAGCACTTTCTCCAGTGACTTCTGAATATTACCAGTGGGACcaacaaaagaaagcaagcaaaatCTTTGAAGTACCAGAAGGCACTTTACAAAGATTACATTATGAAACTGATCCCCAAGGAAGGATTCCTTTGAAactagcagcagcagcagcagcaggagaaaaacaagaaGGACCTGAGTTACTCAAGAAGTGTCTAAGGGCGTCATTAACAAAGTGAAAGGGCAGTGTCTGTCCCAGTCTACTCCAGTAAGGAAGACAGGGTAATTGCAGTGAAAGATAAGCTTGTACAGtttctttaattttagaattaaaagaaaaccctCCCCAGCATTGtagaaaaaaccagaaaatacagagaggtgAAAATTAAAGCAGAAGAAGGAGGGATATTATAAACAAGGCTCCATTAAACAATCTTATCCAGGTATTTCCTTGGAATAAATTTCTGGAGATAGGATAGCCAGGTCTAAGGAGTTAATGTACTTTTTAAGGGTATTTAAGATGTCATATTGTCCCGTAGGAAACTTTTGCCAGTTTAACCTCTCCCCATCAATACACAGGAGTTTTTTTCCCCTATACCCTATACCCCACTGATAGTCTATATTATCACTCTTTTTTATCTCTGCCAGAATGGTGGGAGGGGAGTATCTTATTgtcttcttttgtatttatttaatcataaacgggattaaacattttttcacattGCCCGTTAGTATTTCTTTGTGATGGTGCCAGTTTCTGTCCTTACCTATTTTTCAGTGAGAGTGTTCTCCTTTTTCTGACTAATGGTGCTCGTAATTAAAGCATCCTGTCTGACTCCTGCCTCTGCCAGTACAATCAGACAATCTTTATTGACTGGAAGTGCcaattctcttccttcttgcattgCAAGCATTTAGCAAGACTGCAACCATAAGTTGCTGAAGTAACTGACACGGTCCCAGTGGAGTTACAAGGGAGACCATGCAAAggcattattagagaaattcatgGAAAATATTAAGTGTATACTTTCTGCTCAGTAGCTTGCATGCCCTAATTCCTTTATAGCttgtaatgctttttaaaaatttagaactaCTACTGATGAGTTGTTTTTTCTAAATGGATTATGCTAACTCATTTTATTGTGTGATCCTTCCACTGATAACCAGTATCTAGTTCTTGTgcctttaaacatttcttctaacTTTTGGACTGAATTTGCCTCAATTTTATCATAAGACTTTCTCAGTTTGACTACATTGTTGGAGCCCTGTACTTGGATAAATCTTGAATCTAAACAGTTTAGCAGCGTGCTGTTAAAGTAATAGCAGGAGAAGCCTTCCAAGAGCTGAACAGGGTACATTTCACCCTCTTTGATGCATTTGGGTAGCCACAGTCTCCGTTAATTCTTGCTTGAAGGTAGATGGTTCTGAAATGGggtagaggagagagaggaagagaagattcATTTCAGCTAGAAGATGAATTAATACAGATGAAGGACCACACGAGAAAATTTAAGTAAACAGTCTGAGTAATCTAGGTACAAATTAACTTTCAAAAAGATAAAGTCTATTAAAGTGTCatgtattattaaatttatttaacaaatagagAGTGGCTTTCTAATTGGGAAAATCCAATCTGAAATTCTTCCATAGTCTGACTGTAGACATTTCATTTcaggcagaaaacaaacaaacaaaaaacaatgaaaggcAGATATTAAACTTTTCTGTAGCATTTTCCATGCCTTTAGATATGAAAATCACACCGTATGCATTAGGAATGAACAATGCTCTCTGCATTAAATCACAGGCATCTAATTCAACCATCCAATATCACCATGGATCTTCActctcttaaaataataaaataccaagcCACAAACTTTGTATCATTTTAACTAAACCAAGTTGAGAAGCAAATGGGCcagaaatttcaattttttttttttttttaacagtagggAGACAGGAAGGGTTTTAACTCTATGGGAGCGTGTATAAGCTCTTTTAACGTGCTGAACTTCCCTAGAATAAACAACCTTGGCAGCAAGAGGATTAAGTCATTGAGGTGTTCCATTTTTCAATATTCTCTGATCCGTGTCCTCTAGCCATTGTTTTGGTGGAGTTCAAAGGTGAGAGATAGAGCAAAGCAAGTACgaaagagcaaaaggaaagaggaaCAGAGAGTAGAAGGTGGAGGGGGAATCCTCCTTTAAAACTGTCTTCAGGACTTCCTAACAAGACTCTTGGTCACCCAGGAGGTGGTTGGCATCACTTTCTTTCTGCCAAACTTCAGAAACAGTGAACATTACCTAAACCACCACCAATCCAACCGAGGGGAGCCTTGGCATAGCACAGTAATCCTTAAACAGAggatgaaggaggaagagaaggaaaaggagatttTGGAGAGAAATGGAATTTGAATTCTAAGAATATACCTTATTTCCTCCTGAGTAGTGCTGTGAATTTATGAAAGAAGTAGAAGCATCTTCTGATTTCCACTCGGACGATCTCCCAGGCGCAGTGACTGTATTTCTTATCTTTGAGGAACCTGTCTATCCTGTTGAAATACCTCCTCAGCTCTAGGTTGCTCAGCTGGGGGACTGGAGTTCCTGACTGTGTCCGCTCATCCTCTGCCACCTCTCTCATGTCTTcgttttcctcctcttcttccaagCATTGTTCCAGGTATTGCAGCTGTTGATCAAGTCCGATTTGGACTTGTCTCAGGTGTTTCTCTTCCCAATTGGATTTGAAGGTGTCTTGAATGAAGATGTGGAAGGCCtgtctggacatttcatagaagGCCTCCTTGATGTCCCTCGTCAGAGGCTGGGTGTGTGAGAGGATCTCTTGGGGCAACTCAAAAGCTTTGCTTTCTCTTAGACACTCTATAGGAAATGACTTGCTCATCCTTCTCAGAAGGCTCAGATTTTGCCAGGTGACTCTCCTCAGGTGAACATTCAGCAAGTTACAGTCCAGAGAGAGGATGCCGGTGACAAACAGACCCATGAGGCACACCGGCCACATACACTTTCTAATCACATCAGGCTCGGCACTCATTGTTTTTCCTCACCCCCTTAGCTGAAAAACCCACAAGACTCAAGGTTGACAGTGAGTGAGGTTTTAGGTCTTAAGTATTACTTCGTGTGCCTTTTATACACCTGGGTATCTTCAGTGGGGAGGAGTTCTCTCATTCGTCATTTTATGGTACTCAGGGTTTCAGCCCCTTTGCCTTTGAGGCTTTTTTGACTTTGGGTGACTACATTGACTTTGGAAATgcaatcttgtttttttttttttttccagagaagtgAGCAAAGCATTATCATTGTGTTATCTTAGGTACCTGGGTGATCCATCCCAGTACTATAGAATCATCAGAACCAGCCTGATGCAGATTGTTTCAGAAAGAACTGAAAACTGGGACTCTATACACTTACTCACCTAATACTATTACATAAGAGAGAGCAATCCTCCAAGGAAATATTTTTACCTGACCTTGTAGCCGAACATCTTCTCTCATTGAGTTAATCATAGACGTTGacaaaataactatgattatttGATTGCAAGACCACTAGAACATAAcataggttaggttgtttctaatcttgataaattatgctttttagaaaataattaattaatttttatttttggccgcgttggatcttcgttgcagtacctgggcttctccttgcggtggcttctcttattgcggagcatgggctctagacgtgcaggcttcagtagttgtagcacatgggctcagtagttgtggctcgcaggctctagagcgcaggatcagtagttgtggcgcatgggcttagctgctccgtggcatgtgggatctttccggaccagggctcgaacccctgtcccctgcattggcaggcggattcttatcccctgcactaccagggaagtccttaaattAAACTTCTATGTTtggatattttctctttttatttgacttttctgggcctcagaaaagatgaaaaacagagTGGGTCGTTGAGCATGGCACTTATCACAGAACAGACTAGGCCAGCTTAGTTTTCTGTTGCCATTAGGAAATGTTGAAACTCTCCAACTATCCTTTCCTTTAGTTAAACCTGAACCAGTGCTTACCACCCCCGCATAGCATTTTGTATGATCTGATCTCTTTCTTAGAAGTTCTCCAGCGGGTTGTATATTGGGGaatatttttctgcctcattAACTTCTCTCTTGTAgtatcatgcttttttttttttaacttttagatatGGTTTAGgtagtattttaaaactttaacttAGCTGTCTTTCCTTCTTGTTTAGAGGTTCTGCGTGctggaaagttttttttgtttgttcctgtTTGTTTTTGAGGAGGTATATGAGTAGGTGATCACCCATTTTAGCCAAGCTAATTCCCACCTGGATCAGTATTACTGTGGTAATGATGGCTGTCCACCACTTATGGTTTTCACCCTGTTTGACCAGATAACCTTCTTCTGGTTATGGtcaaagaaaatttctttctccAGGAATGTGAAATGGGATGTCATTAAATAAGGTTAGCTTTAATTaccaccttaaaaaaagaaatgcattaattttcaataaaatcattttagaatGGTAAGCAACCGCTGTTCCATAAATATGGCAAACTTGGACCGCAAAATTGCTTAAAATGTTTGTGTTTAAATTAGCTGGCTACACCAAAGGCTAATTGTAGACAAGTGAGACTTCTTAAAATCCTGGCTTTTTGGACTGGTTTACTATGAGAAGAAAACCTGCTACATAATGTTACTCTATGTGCTCTCTCTGTATAAATTCTGATTTCACAGAGATATTTTGTGGGATGACtaacttagaaaaataattaggaaaatgggCCCTTTTACACAGGAATATAAATTGACACAAACTTCCTGGAGAGCAAGGTGGTGCTatgtatcaaaagccttaaaaatgtacCTAatctttgactcagcaattctccCTCTAGGAGTTTATCCTCCAAGAAATAATGGTGGATGTCTTTTAAGGACTTAGCTGTCAGGAAGTTCATCACagcaaaaaactgaaagcaatttaAATGTTCAGCAGTAGGTACTTGGTTAAGTAAACCATCTGTAGAAGACATCTGTGCaagcattaaaaattatgttgtgGGAATATATTTGGTTACTTGGATGGATACACTTTGTAGCTTAAAAACAAGTTTACGTGGTAGTATATAGTcttatttgttaaatataaacatatgcatatatgtacagAAGAAATCTAGAAGTATATATGCTACAAATATTGAGTCATTATCTCTGACTAGAAAAATAATGGGTgatttttagttttgtatttttatttacctagacttttaaagttttctataGGCAGCAagtatttcttatttaataaggcaaactatttttcaaacaaaatatattgaaaaacagAGATATTATACATCTGCAGTAGGAtcaatactactttatttatgTAAACATTTCCGTTCTAGGGTACTTTAAAAAGGAGATGTGAATTTTCTCTGAGATTCAGTTCTAATTCAGTTGATATGAATAATGTAGACTATGTGGGAGTTCAGTGTAGTATTGTTACAACTTTGCATATAAAGAATATaggtttatgtatatatatatataatacatatatttattattgcacatacgtacacacacagagtttataaaatgcaaatctcTTCTCAGGGCCAGACCTTCTTACATACCTCACTTAACTTCTTACACCTAAAGCTTTTTGAATTGTCGCAGTCAGAACTGCTTGTTCCTCTTTGGGCTTCTACAGTACTTGGTCCTCCTTAATTCTggctttgtaaaataaataattgtgttAAGTGTTGATCTCCCAATTTTGtgtgccccccacctccacccacccagGGTGCTTAGCATAGTTCGTGCTTGAGACAGTTCAAACGTACTAACCAAGCTAAGAGATTGTTCAGTTGACCTTCTGTGCTAAGAGGTTCTGCCCGTGGGTGATGGAGGTGGCTGGAGATTTGGCCGTTGTCAACCGTCTTGAAGGTCCCTGTATTTTCTGCCGTGTACAGTTTTGTCATCTTATCCCCCTcaccccatattccctccctctatTGTCATTCCATATTGCATCCTCATTTattcaaaactgtatttttagCATCTACCGCGTGCCAATCCCTGGGCTAGGTCTTGAAGAAGGAGGGATAAGGTATAGTCCATGATCTCAAGGAGTCCGCGGTTGGAGAAGTAGGTATGTTCTGAGTGTCTTAGGTACAGGAGTAATTCATAGGTCCTCCCTATAGCGTGTACCTCATTCCTCATGTACAATATTCATGACGAAAAAGGAAAGATGATGGACATGCCTGTTGTCCCCTCTTCCACCATTAGAATTGCTTGATTTAGCAAGCAACAATATAGAAGacccatgcaatatttggaatGCACCTTTACtaaatatcattaattttttaatctaaaattccAATTTAATGGGGCGTCccgtattttatctggcaaccctatccACCATGCCGGCTCCCATTGACCTCTTAGAGCAGAACTCAGACATGAAGGCCTCTGCAGGAAGCTTTTCCTCTGCTAGCTGTCCACCTTATGCAGGGGGGCATTCGATTGTGTTTCTCTGTGCTGGTTTTACTTGTGCACACATCCCTAACAACTGTGCACAGTCCGAAGAGGGTACCTGTCACACTGAGACAGAATAGCACACACACGTACCCTCTCACAGAATTGTTGTGATCAGAAGCATTATTGCATGATCAGTATTGGTCATGCCTCTGTTCTGCAAAAGCCATGCCATCTGACTCTATCTCAAAATATAATTAGAAAGGTGAAAAGAATGGCAGTGTAAGGAATCGTTTTTATTCCAGAATTTGCCTGTCACAGCTGCCCATTCTGAAACTGTGGGCTATATTTTCACATGCTAACATGGTACCTGCTCTCATTTCTCTCGATCATTTCTATGTGGTCAGACTTTCCTCAGGGGGAAAGCTGATTAGCAGGGGCTGCCCTGTTGTCAATGGAACTGTGTGAATTTGACATGTGGATGACATGGTTAACAGTAATGGGCAAGACACAACTTGTTTGACAAAATGGAGATGAGACATTTCAGTCTAGACAAGATAGCCATGACTCAGCTCACAGGCATTTGGCATCGTATGGTTAAGATTGATAGCTCTCCGGGAAAAGGCAAGTTTTGAACCAGGGTGGGAGTAACATGTGGGTCATCCATGTGACTCAGTGCATGAAAGTCAGTCATTCTGTTTGTGGGGTCAGAAGATGATTGAGCCCAGTAAGGAGCTCAGAGATGGGAAGCCTTGTGTCCATACTTGTCAGTGCTTTCCATATGGCGTGCAGACAGCGGTCACCACAAAGTCAGGTGCAGCTCTTTTAGCCCAGACCAACCCTGAAGCTCTAATAACTGGGTGTTTCACTTATTCCCACTGCCTCCCATATTGGGGTCCCCTCTCCCCTGGTCCTCTAGTCCCTTTCTTGGTTGTTCTTCTCTTAACGACGTACCTGATATAGAAATTTATAGTGACTACACAAGTAATACGTGGATATGTGTCCATatagtaaaaatttaaacatttcagaTAAAGTGAAAGCTTTGCTTGCCAGCTCTGCCTCCCATCATGC from Phocoena phocoena chromosome 6, mPhoPho1.1, whole genome shotgun sequence encodes the following:
- the IFNK gene encoding interferon kappa translates to MSAEPDVIRKCMWPVCLMGLFVTGILSLDCNLLNVHLRRVTWQNLSLLRRMSKSFPIECLRESKAFELPQEILSHTQPLTRDIKEAFYEMSRQAFHIFIQDTFKSNWEEKHLRQVQIGLDQQLQYLEQCLEEEEENEDMREVAEDERTQSGTPVPQLSNLELRRYFNRIDRFLKDKKYSHCAWEIVRVEIRRCFYFFHKFTALLRRK